A single region of the Drosophila miranda strain MSH22 chromosome 2, D.miranda_PacBio2.1, whole genome shotgun sequence genome encodes:
- the LOC108154952 gene encoding uncharacterized protein LOC108154952: MEEATLDDLFANADEEVYEEEPQEPPVRGSLLYFMSKMWDFWNWNIRMVTFVERLPLEYFAGFWHFHIVHAGDYLDPELNLRHFQWYHISVVFRGTSFWTHRRNGPRHGAIGMPLEIR; encoded by the coding sequence ATGGAAGAGGCAACACTGGACGATCTGTTTGCGAATGCCGATGAGGAAGTGTATGAGGAGGAGCCACAGGAGCCACCTGTTAGGGGATCCCTGCTCTATTTCATGTCAAAAATGTGGGATTTTTGGAACTGGAACATCCGGATGGTCACCTTCGTGGAGCGTTTACCTCTCGAGTACTTTGCCGGCTTCTGGCATTTCCATATCGTTCATGCCGGCGACTATTTGGATCCAGAATTAAATTTGCGGCACTTTCAATGGTACCACATATCGGTGGTATTTCGTGGCACAAGCTTTTGGACACACCGAAGGAATGGTCCTCGTCATGGTGCCATTGGAATGCCACTTGAAATTCGATAA